In one window of Shewanella goraebulensis DNA:
- the adk gene encoding adenylate kinase, translated as MRIILLGAPGAGKGTQAQFIMEQYGIPQISTGDMLRAAIKAGTALGLEAKSVMDAGQLVSDDLIIGLVKERIAQDDCVKGFLLDGFPRTIPQADAMVANGIEIDHVVEIDVPDEEIVKRMSGRRVHSGSGRVYHIVYNPPKVEGKDDVTGDDLSIRPDDEETTVRKRLGIYHEQTKPLVEYYGKVAAEGNTQYTKFDGTQTVAAVSEQVKQLLG; from the coding sequence ATGCGCATTATACTATTGGGTGCCCCTGGTGCCGGTAAAGGCACACAAGCTCAGTTTATTATGGAGCAATACGGTATCCCACAAATCTCAACTGGTGACATGCTTCGTGCTGCAATTAAAGCTGGCACAGCATTAGGCTTAGAAGCAAAATCAGTGATGGATGCAGGCCAGTTAGTATCAGATGACCTAATTATTGGTTTAGTTAAAGAGCGTATTGCACAAGATGATTGTGTGAAAGGCTTCTTATTAGACGGTTTTCCGCGCACTATTCCTCAAGCAGATGCGATGGTTGCTAACGGTATTGAAATCGATCACGTTGTCGAAATTGACGTACCAGACGAAGAAATCGTTAAGCGTATGAGTGGCCGTCGTGTTCACTCTGGTTCTGGTCGTGTTTATCACATCGTTTACAATCCACCTAAAGTGGAAGGTAAAGATGATGTGACGGGTGATGATTTATCTATCCGTCCTGACGATGAAGAAACAACAGTACGTAAACGCCTTGGTATTTACCACGAGCAAACTAAGCCGTTAGTAGAGTACTACGGTAAAGTAGCTGCTGAAGGTAATACTCAGTACACCAAGTTTGATGGAACACAAACTGTTGCCGCTGTTAGTGAGCAAGTTAAACAGTTACTAGGTTAA
- the nadE gene encoding ammonia-dependent NAD(+) synthetase, with amino-acid sequence MKGQILREMKVLKAIEPAYEVERRVAFLKTKLVEAHAHCLVLGISGGVDSSVTGRLCQLAVDSLNESNPEQAYQFIAVRLPYQVQKDEDEAQLACQFIKPSKQITVNIADGVVGVHNATVTGLEDAGITVAGNDNLDFVRGNVKARMRMIAQYHIAGLTGGLVVGTDHSAENITGFYTKFGDGACDLAPLFGLNKRQVRQLASFLGAPEVLVIKAPTADLEDDKPQLEDEVALGLSYDQIDDFLEGKSVDESVEDKLIAIYKRTQHKRQPIPTIYD; translated from the coding sequence GTGAAGGGACAAATCTTAAGAGAAATGAAAGTACTTAAGGCGATTGAACCGGCTTATGAAGTTGAACGTCGTGTGGCATTTTTGAAGACTAAATTGGTTGAAGCACATGCACACTGCCTAGTGCTTGGCATAAGTGGTGGTGTTGACTCTTCCGTGACGGGCAGATTGTGTCAGTTGGCGGTTGATAGTTTAAACGAATCGAATCCTGAACAAGCTTATCAATTTATTGCGGTGCGTTTACCTTATCAAGTACAAAAAGATGAAGATGAAGCGCAGTTAGCTTGCCAGTTTATTAAACCAAGCAAACAGATCACTGTGAATATTGCTGACGGAGTTGTTGGGGTTCACAATGCAACAGTAACAGGCTTAGAAGATGCCGGCATCACCGTTGCTGGAAATGATAACCTTGATTTTGTCAGAGGCAATGTCAAAGCGCGTATGCGTATGATTGCTCAATATCATATTGCTGGTTTAACGGGTGGCTTAGTGGTTGGTACTGATCATAGTGCTGAAAATATTACTGGTTTCTATACAAAATTTGGCGATGGCGCTTGTGATTTAGCCCCGTTATTTGGTTTAAATAAGCGTCAGGTACGTCAATTAGCTAGCTTTTTAGGTGCGCCAGAGGTGTTGGTGATTAAAGCGCCTACTGCCGATTTAGAAGACGACAAGCCACAGCTTGAAGACGAAGTGGCGCTTGGACTAAGCTACGATCAAATTGATGACTTTCTAGAAGGCAAATCAGTTGATGAAAGCGTTGAGGACAAGTTAATTGCGATTTACAAACGCACTCAACATAAGCGTCAGCCAATTCCAACTATTTATGATTAA
- a CDS encoding diguanylate cyclase, which produces MNTKTINPQHLLFALILGVLGFIINCYPIPIFANVQLVIGNTFSIISAVILGPWYALITALLSASGLMLTWGSPHVYLIFSVEVLFIGYSRRKGLYPLYGSALYWLTIGMPLTYLYMKTFSDLPGSHMPFAIIKQGINGLIYASLASLLIVLIPKLWQFNGRSIARTRRSFNDQVTYFMTLMLTLCLLISALTFNYLFLEKQQTLLHRNLTETAVHLSSATEQYIENHKRVVEYAANFLSLANTSSNEWQPMLSKLHNNYPSFITMLIANDEAKVVAGSPGVMMLDENRDIKDMSIKDRDYFIESFHNHQVYVSPVFKGRGFGNDSIIAISAPFYHGNNATKAAGIIEGSLDLRFFSSIDSKNNYGDKELLVLVDNNNHIIYATTELGLTEHEDFKYSNDKGQYHITLDVIKINNLEATSPEYVYTKKKLNNGWQLYVLQPLSPLLKTAESQMLGTFILLIISIILTSFISRKVCQLLTAPLEIVANQFGQMSNEELKSQVIDENSSKEVFNLYQSLTASKRALLKHQLELEETVAIRTDELEQANKKLLSLVEEDPLTGLKNRRFAEDKFEAVLDFCLRGEHAITIVILDLDFFKKVNDTYGHLAGDECLRVVSGLLKNEFKRDTDIVARYGGEEFLLILPLSNALKIEQHLNKFKQKLSEVVITSPTSEQQFSVTTSIGAITANASFSNDIDVWIKVADDNLYAAKEQGRNKVIINVINEQVTEQKAQ; this is translated from the coding sequence TTGAATACCAAAACCATTAATCCACAACACCTTCTTTTTGCGCTTATTTTAGGTGTGCTCGGTTTTATCATCAATTGCTACCCCATTCCCATTTTTGCCAATGTTCAATTGGTGATCGGAAATACTTTTAGCATTATTTCAGCTGTCATCTTAGGCCCATGGTATGCCTTAATCACTGCTCTATTGAGTGCTTCTGGTTTAATGCTTACTTGGGGGAGTCCTCACGTCTACTTAATATTCAGTGTCGAAGTACTTTTCATTGGTTATTCTCGTAGAAAAGGCTTATATCCATTATATGGTAGCGCACTCTACTGGCTCACTATCGGTATGCCATTGACTTACCTTTATATGAAAACCTTTAGTGACCTACCAGGCAGCCACATGCCTTTTGCTATTATTAAACAAGGGATTAATGGATTAATCTACGCTAGTTTGGCTTCATTACTTATAGTATTGATTCCGAAACTATGGCAATTCAATGGTCGAAGTATCGCTAGAACTCGCCGTTCTTTTAATGACCAAGTCACCTATTTCATGACATTAATGCTTACATTATGCTTGTTAATTTCGGCGCTAACATTCAATTATTTATTCTTAGAAAAGCAGCAAACACTTTTACATCGAAACTTAACTGAAACAGCTGTGCACCTCAGTTCTGCCACCGAGCAATATATTGAAAACCATAAAAGAGTCGTCGAGTACGCAGCAAATTTTCTCAGTTTAGCGAATACAAGCAGCAATGAGTGGCAACCCATGCTGAGTAAGTTGCACAACAATTACCCAAGCTTTATCACCATGCTTATCGCTAATGACGAAGCAAAAGTAGTTGCAGGAAGTCCGGGTGTAATGATGTTAGATGAAAATAGAGACATCAAAGATATGTCGATTAAAGATAGAGACTATTTCATTGAATCATTTCACAATCATCAGGTATATGTATCACCGGTATTTAAAGGTCGAGGGTTTGGTAACGATTCAATAATTGCCATTAGCGCACCTTTTTACCATGGCAACAACGCAACCAAAGCCGCAGGCATTATCGAAGGATCATTAGATTTACGCTTTTTTTCCAGTATTGATAGCAAAAATAACTATGGCGATAAAGAGTTGCTTGTTTTAGTCGATAATAATAATCACATTATTTATGCGACAACAGAGCTTGGATTAACCGAACACGAAGATTTTAAGTACTCAAATGATAAAGGTCAGTATCACATCACTTTAGATGTAATTAAAATTAATAATTTAGAAGCAACCTCGCCTGAATATGTTTATACCAAAAAGAAATTAAATAATGGTTGGCAACTATATGTACTTCAGCCACTTTCCCCATTATTAAAAACGGCTGAAAGCCAAATGTTGGGCACATTTATACTGCTTATTATCTCAATTATTCTCACTTCTTTTATATCGAGAAAAGTGTGTCAGTTACTCACAGCTCCATTAGAAATTGTCGCTAATCAATTTGGGCAAATGAGCAATGAAGAACTTAAAAGCCAAGTCATTGATGAAAACTCTTCCAAAGAAGTGTTTAATTTATACCAGAGTTTAACCGCCAGTAAACGGGCTTTGTTAAAGCACCAACTCGAATTGGAAGAAACGGTGGCTATTCGCACCGATGAACTAGAACAAGCCAATAAAAAGTTACTATCGTTAGTCGAAGAAGATCCGCTCACAGGGCTTAAGAATCGTCGTTTTGCCGAAGATAAATTTGAAGCCGTACTAGACTTCTGCCTTCGTGGAGAACATGCCATTACTATAGTCATCTTAGATTTAGATTTCTTTAAAAAGGTGAATGATACTTATGGGCATTTAGCTGGTGATGAATGTTTACGTGTGGTATCAGGGTTACTAAAAAATGAATTTAAACGTGATACTGATATTGTGGCTCGATACGGCGGTGAAGAGTTTTTACTGATCCTGCCACTATCAAATGCGCTCAAAATCGAACAACACTTAAATAAATTCAAACAAAAGCTATCAGAGGTTGTAATAACCTCTCCTACGAGTGAACAGCAGTTTTCTGTCACTACTAGCATTGGAGCAATTACTGCTAACGCAAGCTTTTCGAATGATATCGATGTTTGGATAAAAGTGGCTGATGACAATCTTTATGCCGCCAAAGAACAAGGCAGAAACAAAGTCATCATTAATGTGATTAACGAACAGGTTACTGAGCAAAAGGCACAATAA
- a CDS encoding helix-turn-helix transcriptional regulator has translation MGKNDQGGVGITNSIRTLRFLHDEMTQKQLAELIGVTRQTVMAIESNKYSPTLEVAFKIAEVFNLPLEEVFRYRSANDNLQTD, from the coding sequence ATGGGTAAAAATGATCAAGGTGGTGTTGGGATCACTAACTCAATTCGTACCTTACGTTTTTTACATGACGAAATGACCCAAAAGCAACTTGCTGAGCTTATCGGTGTCACTAGACAAACGGTAATGGCTATCGAATCAAATAAGTATTCGCCGACATTAGAAGTCGCGTTCAAGATTGCTGAGGTATTTAATTTACCTCTTGAAGAGGTGTTTCGCTATCGATCTGCAAACGATAACCTACAAACAGACTAG
- the recR gene encoding recombination mediator RecR — MKFSPLVDELIESLRCLPGVGPKSAQRMAFQLLERNRKAGQKLANALERSMSEVGHCQACRTFTEQDLCPICSSPKRGNASVICVVETPADVLAIEAGGHFMGRYFVLLGHLSPLDGVGPDELGLALLEKHLSSEDVTELILATNPTVEGDATAHFIADIARRHNVVISRIAHGVPVGGELEYVDSTTLALSFNGRIPL, encoded by the coding sequence ATGAAATTTAGTCCGCTAGTTGATGAGTTAATTGAATCTTTACGTTGCCTACCCGGTGTCGGGCCTAAGTCTGCGCAGCGTATGGCATTTCAGTTATTGGAACGTAACCGTAAAGCGGGGCAAAAACTGGCAAACGCTCTTGAGCGCTCTATGAGTGAAGTAGGGCATTGCCAAGCGTGCCGTACGTTTACAGAACAAGATTTATGCCCAATCTGCAGTAGCCCTAAACGAGGAAACGCTAGCGTTATATGTGTGGTGGAAACCCCAGCAGATGTACTTGCTATTGAAGCTGGTGGCCATTTTATGGGGCGTTACTTTGTTTTATTAGGCCATTTGTCACCACTTGATGGCGTGGGCCCTGACGAGTTAGGTCTTGCGTTACTTGAAAAGCATTTGTCGTCAGAAGATGTTACCGAGCTTATTTTAGCGACAAACCCAACGGTTGAAGGTGATGCAACAGCGCACTTTATTGCTGATATTGCACGTCGTCATAATGTGGTTATCAGCCGCATTGCTCACGGTGTTCCCGTTGGTGGAGAGCTTGAATATGTCGATAGCACTACTTTGGCATTATCATTTAACGGTCGCATTCCGCTATAG
- a CDS encoding DUF6942 family protein has protein sequence MTELTDINMTSDLYDDKKYGLKIGVDNPEIAFYLPNAPLMPNFNSALYSGICLNLEHQVNVDIGADVDIEKVIELNGNHWRKIFTIMAKITVSDDKPESWRNHRNQVLSVNGSGLKTILHIKSEKLCSNAKIHIICGQQAFDDLSRIEPLAHLNDNQTVTVLGDKQKIMAHKQILIAPYLDYRQFPNQLISELRQYIKSFV, from the coding sequence ATGACTGAATTAACAGATATTAACATGACATCTGACCTGTATGACGATAAAAAGTATGGTTTAAAAATAGGTGTGGATAATCCAGAAATTGCCTTCTACCTGCCTAACGCCCCGCTAATGCCAAATTTTAATAGCGCTCTATATTCGGGGATATGTTTAAACCTAGAACACCAAGTTAATGTTGATATTGGTGCCGATGTTGACATTGAAAAAGTGATCGAATTGAACGGCAATCATTGGCGTAAAATTTTTACGATAATGGCAAAAATCACCGTATCAGATGACAAGCCTGAAAGCTGGCGCAACCACAGAAACCAAGTATTGAGTGTCAACGGTTCTGGGCTAAAAACCATTCTGCACATTAAGTCTGAGAAACTCTGTTCAAACGCTAAGATACATATTATTTGTGGTCAGCAAGCATTTGACGATTTGTCTCGTATTGAACCGTTGGCTCATTTAAATGATAATCAGACCGTCACAGTGCTGGGCGATAAACAAAAAATAATGGCGCATAAGCAGATACTTATTGCGCCATACTTAGATTATCGTCAGTTTCCTAATCAGCTCATTTCCGAGCTAAGACAATATATAAAGTCTTTCGTTTAA
- a CDS encoding co-chaperone YbbN: MEHIINLTKDNIQQVVDASMDNFVVMSFWAQQQPESVQMLQVMEQIANEQAGRFILAKVNCEAELEIANYFQIQSLPTHLVLSKGQPVDGFAGTQSAAQVNELLNKHLPAVWVQDLNAAKAILVEEKPAKEKLEEALALLKSAYAESEQNGEVALVLVDVYLQLGILADAKTLLETIGLADQDSYYQNLKAKLALAEDAADTPEIRQLQQALDQQPDNTDISIDLAKALNQANRGEEALESLFVILQKDLSAADGKVKQVFMEILTALGQGNTFANQYRRRLYSLLY, translated from the coding sequence ATGGAACATATAATTAATTTAACCAAAGATAACATCCAGCAAGTGGTTGATGCCTCGATGGATAACTTTGTTGTTATGTCTTTTTGGGCGCAGCAACAGCCTGAAAGTGTGCAAATGCTGCAAGTGATGGAGCAAATTGCCAACGAGCAAGCAGGTCGCTTTATTTTGGCTAAAGTGAATTGTGAAGCAGAGTTAGAAATTGCGAATTACTTCCAAATTCAAAGCTTGCCGACTCATTTGGTGCTCAGTAAAGGCCAGCCTGTTGATGGTTTTGCTGGCACGCAAAGTGCTGCGCAAGTCAACGAGCTACTGAATAAGCATTTACCTGCTGTGTGGGTGCAAGACTTAAATGCCGCTAAAGCAATACTTGTTGAAGAAAAACCAGCTAAAGAAAAGCTTGAAGAAGCATTGGCGCTATTAAAAAGTGCTTATGCTGAATCTGAGCAGAATGGCGAAGTGGCATTGGTCTTAGTTGATGTATATTTGCAGCTTGGCATTTTAGCTGACGCTAAAACCTTATTAGAGACGATAGGGCTTGCGGACCAAGATAGCTATTATCAAAACCTTAAAGCCAAGCTTGCGCTAGCTGAGGATGCGGCTGATACGCCTGAAATCCGCCAGTTACAACAGGCACTAGATCAACAACCTGATAATACAGACATTTCAATTGACCTTGCTAAAGCGTTAAATCAAGCAAATCGCGGCGAAGAAGCATTAGAAAGCTTATTTGTGATTTTGCAAAAAGATTTATCAGCGGCCGATGGCAAAGTTAAACAAGTGTTTATGGAAATACTGACTGCTTTAGGGCAAGGCAATACCTTTGCCAATCAGTATCGCCGCCGTTTATACAGCTTACTGTATTAA
- a CDS encoding inosine/guanosine kinase, with translation MKFPGQRKSKHYFPVNNRDPLLAQLTQQEQSVSTYICGIDQTLVDIEAKVEDELLSRYGLPKGNSTLIDDQQAHELYHELKSNEMISDEFAGGTIGNTVHNYSILADDRSVLFGVMSQNIMVGSYAYRYLCNTSSKVDLNYLQPVDGPIGRCFTLISEDGERTFAISKGSMDKLTPEYIDQEVVQNSSALVITAYLMRASEGDGMTSAAMKAIEYAKAADVPVVLTLGTRFLIQEDPKWWQDFIRENVTILAMNEDEGEALTGFSDPLLASDAALEWADMVLCTAGPLGLYTAGYAEDTEKRATSHILLPGAIPEFNRYEFSRPKLKADCETPIKVFAHISPYMGGPELIRNTNGAGDGALAALLHDLSANTFHKTNVPGSSKHQRDGLCYSSFSQVCKYANRVAYEVLAQHSPRLSRGLPEREDSLEESYWER, from the coding sequence ATGAAGTTTCCTGGTCAACGCAAATCTAAGCATTATTTTCCTGTCAATAACAGAGACCCATTACTGGCTCAGTTAACCCAACAAGAGCAGTCGGTGTCGACTTATATTTGTGGTATCGACCAAACCTTGGTAGATATTGAAGCTAAAGTAGAAGACGAGCTTTTAAGCCGTTATGGTCTTCCAAAAGGGAACTCAACCCTCATTGATGACCAACAAGCCCATGAACTTTACCATGAGCTAAAAAGCAATGAGATGATCAGCGACGAGTTTGCTGGCGGCACCATTGGTAATACAGTACACAATTATTCCATTTTGGCTGATGACCGTTCAGTGTTGTTCGGTGTGATGAGCCAAAATATCATGGTAGGCAGCTATGCTTATCGCTACCTTTGCAATACCTCATCAAAAGTTGATTTGAACTATCTGCAACCTGTTGATGGCCCTATTGGTCGTTGTTTCACGCTTATCTCTGAAGACGGTGAAAGAACCTTTGCCATTAGTAAAGGCTCTATGGATAAACTCACTCCTGAGTATATCGATCAAGAAGTTGTGCAAAATAGTTCAGCTTTGGTGATCACTGCATATTTAATGCGTGCCAGTGAAGGCGACGGTATGACATCAGCAGCAATGAAAGCGATTGAATATGCAAAAGCTGCGGATGTACCAGTGGTACTAACCTTAGGTACTCGCTTCTTAATTCAAGAAGATCCGAAGTGGTGGCAAGATTTCATCCGTGAAAATGTGACTATTTTGGCGATGAATGAAGATGAAGGTGAGGCGTTAACTGGATTTAGCGATCCGTTACTGGCAAGTGATGCTGCGCTTGAGTGGGCGGATATGGTGCTTTGTACAGCTGGCCCACTAGGTTTATATACTGCAGGTTACGCTGAAGATACTGAAAAGCGTGCAACCAGCCATATACTTCTTCCTGGCGCTATTCCTGAATTTAACCGTTACGAGTTCTCTCGTCCAAAGTTAAAAGCAGATTGTGAAACACCAATTAAAGTGTTTGCACATATTTCTCCTTACATGGGTGGCCCTGAGTTAATCAGAAATACCAATGGTGCAGGAGATGGTGCATTAGCGGCGTTATTACATGATTTATCGGCCAATACTTTCCATAAAACTAACGTGCCGGGTTCGAGCAAGCATCAGCGTGATGGTCTGTGTTACTCATCGTTCTCACAAGTATGTAAATACGCTAACCGTGTCGCATACGAAGTGCTAGCCCAACACAGCCCAAGACTTTCTCGCGGTTTACCAGAACGCGAAGACAGTTTAGAAGAGTCTTACTGGGAAAGATAA
- a CDS encoding alpha/beta hydrolase, translating into MKALVIGSTKQLLFFAVYGLIGSIIVFLAAVVWLLNARSELDLWHTTELKHEYHQQSGLKTFNEYIALENDLFSELESKIYQTYQPSKSSLINRYETSSLSDPRMWKTNWNRTFEWSNPSAEYGVLLIHGMSDSPYAMSHIAKHFRDSAYVLGLRLPGHGTIPAGLTDITWPDLASAVNLATEHMKSKLNGKPLYVVGFSTGAALALNLELENSVKTVLSTHSSEPLAMKSVYSGMVFISPAIGLQPIAAGAKWQALLGNVLGYEKLFWNSISAEYDPFKYTSFAVNAGDVVYQLSQRNYQITSTMNNEQLKSLPPILTFQSLADDTVSSTAVVEHLYQFLPSSRHQLVIFDINRNPNNRQLIVNDPMEEMAPLWLNNAMDYRLTLIENDIEREHYVQETKIQNTITDKGKSQTSEPLKLEWPRGVYSLSHVALPFPEPDPLYGPHYQKENAHIQIGQAIFTGERGLFGIPASEMLRQKWNPFYPYMIEQIEGFIVPFAQ; encoded by the coding sequence ATGAAAGCGCTCGTAATTGGCTCAACTAAGCAACTACTATTCTTTGCTGTATACGGTCTCATTGGCAGTATTATTGTTTTTCTAGCCGCTGTGGTGTGGTTGCTTAATGCTCGCTCAGAACTTGATCTTTGGCATACCACCGAACTGAAACATGAATATCATCAACAATCTGGTTTAAAAACTTTTAATGAATATATTGCACTAGAAAATGACTTATTCAGCGAACTTGAAAGTAAGATTTATCAAACTTATCAGCCAAGTAAGTCTTCTTTAATTAATCGCTACGAAACAAGTAGTTTATCAGATCCTAGAATGTGGAAAACTAACTGGAACCGCACATTTGAGTGGTCTAATCCCTCGGCTGAATATGGTGTGTTGTTAATTCACGGCATGTCTGATTCACCTTACGCGATGTCTCATATAGCTAAACATTTTCGAGATTCCGCTTATGTGTTAGGACTAAGACTACCTGGCCACGGTACCATTCCTGCAGGTTTAACAGATATTACTTGGCCAGATCTTGCCAGTGCAGTAAATCTTGCCACTGAACATATGAAAAGTAAGCTTAATGGCAAGCCTTTATATGTGGTTGGTTTTTCAACTGGCGCTGCGCTGGCATTAAATCTAGAGCTGGAAAATAGTGTTAAAACTGTTTTATCTACTCACTCTAGTGAGCCATTAGCAATGAAGTCTGTATACTCAGGGATGGTCTTTATCTCACCTGCTATTGGGCTTCAGCCTATAGCTGCTGGAGCAAAGTGGCAAGCGTTGCTAGGAAATGTGCTAGGTTATGAAAAGTTATTTTGGAATAGTATTTCTGCGGAGTACGATCCATTTAAATACACTTCATTTGCCGTGAATGCAGGTGATGTTGTTTATCAGTTATCACAGCGAAATTATCAAATCACCTCGACTATGAATAATGAGCAACTAAAGTCATTACCGCCGATACTCACTTTTCAATCGTTAGCTGACGATACTGTGTCTTCTACTGCTGTAGTGGAGCATTTATATCAGTTTTTACCTTCGAGTAGGCATCAGTTAGTTATATTTGATATCAACCGTAACCCTAATAATCGTCAATTGATTGTGAATGACCCAATGGAGGAGATGGCACCTTTATGGCTAAATAACGCCATGGATTATAGATTAACCTTGATTGAAAATGACATTGAACGCGAGCACTATGTTCAAGAAACTAAGATTCAAAACACTATTACCGATAAAGGAAAGAGCCAAACCTCTGAACCATTAAAGCTTGAATGGCCGCGAGGAGTTTACTCACTTTCTCATGTGGCGTTACCATTTCCTGAGCCGGATCCCTTATATGGACCTCATTATCAAAAAGAAAATGCACATATTCAAATTGGCCAAGCAATATTTACAGGTGAACGGGGATTATTCGGTATCCCTGCATCTGAAATGTTAAGACAAAAGTGGAACCCTTTTTATCCTTATATGATTGAGCAAATTGAAGGTTTTATTGTGCCTTTTGCTCAGTAA
- the htpG gene encoding molecular chaperone HtpG, whose product MSQQETHGFQTEVKQLLHLMIHSLYSNKEIFLRELVSNAADAADKLRYLALTDNTLFEDDTELRVRISTDKEKGTVTIEDNGIGMTRDGVIEHLGTIAKSGTADFFKNLSGEESKDSQLIGQFGVGFYSAFIVADKVTVRTRAAGADVNQGVVWESEGEGDFTVDTITKNSRGTEITLHLRDEEKEYADDTRLRSIITKYSDHISVPVEMFEEGTPAVEATEEGGEAIPATEGQWKPMNKATALWTRSKSDISDEEYQEFYKHISHDYGDAASWSHNRVEGKQEYTSLLYIPSKAPWDMFNRDAKNGLKLFVQRVFIMDDAEQFMPTYLRFVKGLIDSNDLPLNVSREILQDNSVTKALRGGVTKRVLGMLEKMAKNDAEKYQAFWAEFGQVLKEGPAEDFANRERISGLLRFASTHNDTPATDVSLDDYISRMKEGQDKIYYIVADSHEAAANSPHLELLRKKDIEVLLMSERIDEWLINHLTEFKDKKLHSVTRGDLELGELEDAAEKEAQEKLAGEAEGLVERMKTALGAKVADVKVTSRLTDTPACVVAGEGEMSSQMIKLMQSAGQPVPESKPTFEINPHHPLVERLNNEQDEQLFANWADLLLQQAQLSEKGSLADPSAFIKLTNEMLVASLK is encoded by the coding sequence ATGTCTCAACAAGAAACACATGGCTTTCAAACCGAAGTAAAACAACTTCTTCATCTGATGATCCATTCTTTATATTCAAATAAAGAAATTTTCTTACGTGAACTAGTTTCAAATGCGGCCGATGCTGCAGACAAGTTGCGTTACCTTGCCTTAACTGACAACACCTTATTTGAAGATGATACAGAACTTCGCGTTCGTATTAGCACCGATAAAGAAAAAGGCACCGTTACGATTGAAGATAACGGTATCGGTATGACACGTGATGGTGTAATTGAACATTTAGGTACTATTGCTAAATCAGGTACTGCTGATTTCTTTAAGAACTTATCTGGCGAAGAGTCAAAAGATTCACAACTTATTGGTCAGTTCGGTGTCGGTTTCTACTCTGCATTTATCGTTGCCGACAAAGTTACTGTTCGTACTCGTGCTGCAGGTGCTGATGTTAACCAAGGTGTGGTGTGGGAATCAGAAGGTGAAGGCGACTTTACTGTTGATACCATCACTAAAAACAGCCGTGGTACTGAAATCACGCTACATTTACGTGACGAAGAAAAAGAATACGCAGACGATACACGTTTACGTTCAATCATTACTAAGTACTCTGATCATATCTCAGTACCAGTAGAAATGTTTGAAGAAGGTACGCCAGCGGTTGAAGCGACTGAAGAGGGCGGTGAAGCTATTCCTGCTACTGAAGGTCAGTGGAAACCAATGAACAAAGCTACTGCGCTTTGGACTCGTAGCAAATCTGATATCTCTGATGAAGAGTATCAAGAATTCTATAAGCATATTTCACACGATTATGGCGATGCTGCGAGTTGGTCTCATAACCGTGTTGAAGGTAAGCAAGAGTACACTAGCTTACTGTACATTCCGAGCAAAGCGCCGTGGGATATGTTTAACCGTGATGCTAAAAATGGCCTTAAATTATTTGTTCAACGTGTATTCATCATGGATGACGCTGAGCAGTTCATGCCGACTTACCTGCGTTTCGTTAAAGGTCTAATCGATTCAAATGATTTACCGTTAAACGTGTCGCGTGAAATCTTACAAGATAACAGTGTGACAAAAGCACTACGTGGTGGTGTGACTAAGCGCGTACTGGGTATGCTTGAAAAAATGGCTAAAAATGATGCTGAAAAGTATCAGGCATTTTGGGCTGAATTTGGCCAAGTATTAAAAGAAGGTCCAGCTGAAGATTTCGCAAACCGTGAACGTATCTCAGGCCTTTTACGCTTTGCTTCGACTCACAATGATACCCCGGCGACTGATGTATCTTTAGATGATTACATCAGCCGTATGAAAGAAGGCCAAGATAAGATTTATTATATTGTTGCCGACAGCCATGAAGCCGCAGCAAACAGCCCACATCTTGAATTGCTGCGTAAAAAAGACATTGAAGTACTCTTAATGTCAGAGCGTATCGATGAGTGGTTAATTAACCATTTAACTGAATTTAAAGACAAGAAACTGCATTCAGTGACTCGTGGTGATTTAGAGTTAGGTGAGTTAGAAGATGCGGCTGAAAAAGAAGCACAAGAAAAATTGGCTGGTGAAGCTGAAGGTTTAGTTGAGCGCATGAAGACTGCTTTAGGCGCTAAAGTAGCTGACGTTAAAGTGACTTCACGCTTAACTGATACCCCTGCTTGTGTGGTTGCTGGTGAAGGTGAAATGTCATCGCAAATGATTAAGCTTATGCAATCAGCTGGTCAGCCTGTACCTGAGTCTAAACCAACGTTTGAAATTAACCCGCATCATCCACTGGTTGAGCGTTTAAACAACGAGCAAGATGAGCAGTTATTTGCTAACTGGGCAGATTTATTACTGCAACAAGCACAGCTTTCAGAAAAAGGTAGCTTAGCGGATCCTTCTGCGTTTATTAAGCTAACCAATGAAATGCTAGTAGCAAGCTTGAAGTAA